A stretch of Candidatus Cloacimonadota bacterium DNA encodes these proteins:
- a CDS encoding family 10 glycosylhydrolase, with the protein MRKAALMLILAGLALCLSARTQEIRAIWVLPWSMNTPEKVEAFVSSAAASQQTDIYVEVRYRSDALYQTNRRPDDYPNPEYRSHVLDGVDFDPLELILREAHKRNLRVHAWIVVLNATPSDPELIQRNYIYRNHRDWITFDRNLLRPSAAENAGHYIDPGIPEAREHIFNVVGDLLSGYPELDGLHLDYIRYPNSSLGYHPISMSRYNDVKAQQNLDWNEWRILQVTSLVETIRQLVDKISPGLILSAAVMPDPDSAARYYAQDWKDWLERGLVDYVCPMNYSTDSVKFRESLDAADRTGLSEKIVMGIRAWNNNGDSLVPNVLARNYNIMDVAERIGEIRKRDFAGIALFSYDGLLKDSALQHLSRLAYSDEIIANLSALDPLGESTARTRFAADVKVSTEGRLYSLELLVPLEGRWTLELRDPFNRMHYRRVRYYLKGLNRDHWNGVLANGERIVPGTYLVSLFRDMDLFEYVIPVTFPGLTR; encoded by the coding sequence GTGCGTAAGGCAGCCCTGATGCTGATCCTGGCGGGACTGGCTCTCTGCCTGAGCGCCAGGACGCAGGAAATACGGGCCATTTGGGTTTTACCCTGGAGCATGAACACCCCTGAAAAGGTGGAGGCCTTTGTTAGCAGTGCCGCCGCTTCTCAGCAGACGGACATCTATGTCGAGGTCCGCTATCGCTCCGACGCACTTTATCAAACCAACCGACGCCCGGACGATTATCCCAATCCCGAATACCGCAGCCATGTGCTGGACGGAGTGGATTTTGACCCCTTGGAACTGATCCTGCGGGAAGCCCACAAACGTAATTTGCGCGTACATGCCTGGATAGTTGTGCTCAATGCCACTCCATCCGATCCGGAACTGATACAGCGCAACTACATTTACCGCAACCACCGCGACTGGATCACCTTCGACCGCAACCTATTGCGGCCTTCAGCGGCAGAAAATGCCGGCCATTACATCGATCCGGGCATACCGGAGGCGCGGGAACACATATTCAACGTTGTCGGAGACCTGCTCAGCGGCTATCCCGAGCTCGACGGCCTGCATCTTGATTACATCCGCTATCCCAATTCCAGCCTGGGCTACCACCCCATTTCCATGAGCCGCTACAACGATGTTAAAGCCCAGCAAAACCTGGACTGGAACGAGTGGCGCATCCTGCAGGTGACCTCCCTGGTGGAAACCATCCGCCAGCTCGTGGATAAGATATCTCCCGGCCTCATCTTAAGTGCCGCCGTGATGCCGGATCCAGACAGCGCCGCCCGCTATTACGCCCAGGACTGGAAAGACTGGCTGGAACGGGGTTTGGTTGATTACGTCTGCCCAATGAATTACTCGACAGACAGCGTCAAATTCCGCGAAAGCCTCGACGCAGCCGACAGGACAGGCTTAAGCGAAAAGATCGTGATGGGCATCCGCGCCTGGAACAACAACGGAGATTCGCTCGTTCCGAATGTCCTGGCCCGTAATTACAACATCATGGACGTGGCGGAAAGGATTGGCGAGATACGCAAACGCGATTTTGCCGGTATCGCCCTCTTCAGTTATGACGGATTGCTGAAGGACAGCGCCCTCCAGCATCTTTCCCGGTTGGCCTATTCCGATGAAATTATCGCTAATCTCTCGGCGCTGGACCCTCTGGGTGAAAGCACCGCCAGAACAAGGTTTGCAGCAGACGTGAAGGTCAGCACCGAAGGCAGACTCTACTCGCTGGAGCTGCTGGTGCCGCTGGAAGGCAGATGGACGCTGGAACTTAGGGATCCCTTCAACCGGATGCATTACCGCCGCGTGCGTTATTATCTGAAAGGGCTGAATCGGGACCACTGGAACGGAGTGCTGGCCAATGGCGAGCGAATCGTTCCCGGCACCTATCTGGTCAGCCTCTTCCGGGATATGGACCTCTTTGAATATGTGATTCCGGTTACCTTTCCGGGGTTGACGAGATGA
- the xseA gene encoding exodeoxyribonuclease VII large subunit — protein MDDLIVFSVFEITRHLKQVVETQIEPLYVRGEISNFTRHSSGHIYFNLKDPNATLRCTFFRNANFNLSFAPEEGMEVVCYGRLTVFEKGGYYNLNVQSMELSGKGDLARQFELLKAKLQEEGLFEAEHKQPLPPFPQRIGIVTSPTGAALQDILNILKRRWPAEVIVYPALVQGPEAPASLIAGLQHFNASDEADLIILTRGGGSQEDLFCFNDEALARAIFASRLPVISAVGHEIDFTIADFVADLRAPTPSAAAELAVPDKKDMQGHLAALASRLGLLMSRATESSKRRLGELQISLERYHPEKLWQSMQIRVDTAAMDLIRGASRIQASIQQARLRQNLALHEIQGQLRLNFQILYQRLGELRLTLGTLGQARQTEIRNRLEKAKLNLRNLSPLSVLERGYSLVMRGNRIVSSVLELSPGDELSLRLKDGAADVGVQKVKPDEEPSA, from the coding sequence ATGGATGATTTGATTGTATTCAGCGTTTTTGAGATAACCCGGCATCTGAAGCAGGTGGTGGAAACCCAGATCGAACCGCTCTACGTGCGCGGCGAGATCAGCAATTTCACCCGACACAGCTCCGGGCACATCTATTTCAATCTCAAAGACCCCAACGCGACGCTACGCTGCACCTTTTTCCGCAACGCCAACTTCAACCTGAGTTTCGCTCCGGAAGAAGGGATGGAGGTGGTTTGCTATGGCAGGCTGACGGTGTTCGAAAAAGGCGGCTATTACAATCTAAACGTCCAGAGCATGGAGCTTTCCGGAAAAGGCGACCTCGCCAGGCAGTTCGAGCTTTTGAAAGCCAAGCTGCAGGAGGAAGGGCTCTTCGAGGCGGAACACAAACAGCCCCTGCCCCCTTTCCCGCAGCGCATCGGGATCGTCACCTCCCCCACCGGGGCGGCTTTGCAGGACATTCTGAACATCCTTAAACGCCGCTGGCCTGCTGAGGTGATAGTCTATCCCGCTCTAGTGCAGGGTCCCGAAGCGCCCGCAAGCCTGATCGCTGGGCTCCAGCATTTCAACGCCAGCGATGAGGCCGATCTGATAATCCTCACCCGTGGCGGCGGCTCGCAGGAAGACCTGTTCTGTTTCAATGACGAAGCCCTAGCCCGCGCCATCTTCGCTTCGCGCCTACCAGTTATCTCCGCTGTGGGGCACGAAATCGATTTCACCATAGCGGATTTCGTGGCTGACCTCAGGGCTCCAACTCCTTCTGCTGCAGCAGAACTAGCCGTGCCTGATAAGAAAGATATGCAAGGCCATCTGGCAGCTTTAGCCAGCAGGCTGGGATTGCTCATGTCTCGAGCCACCGAAAGCAGCAAACGCCGTTTGGGCGAACTGCAGATCAGCCTGGAACGCTACCACCCCGAAAAGCTGTGGCAGAGCATGCAAATCAGGGTAGACACCGCGGCCATGGACCTGATCCGGGGAGCTTCCCGCATCCAGGCTTCCATTCAGCAGGCCAGGTTGCGCCAAAATCTGGCCCTGCATGAGATTCAGGGGCAGCTGAGGTTGAATTTCCAAATCCTATACCAACGCCTGGGCGAACTGCGCCTCACCCTCGGCACCCTGGGCCAGGCCCGGCAAACAGAGATCAGGAACCGTTTGGAAAAGGCCAAACTGAACTTGCGCAACCTCTCTCCTTTGAGCGTATTGGAACGTGGCTACAGCCTGGTCATGCGCGGCAACCGGATCGTAAGTTCCGTGCTGGAACTCAGCCCGGGCGATGAACTTAGCTTGAGGCTGAAGGATGGAGCGGCAGACGTGGGAGTGCAAAAAGTGAAACCAGATGAGGAACCCAGTGCGTAA
- a CDS encoding T9SS type A sorting domain-containing protein: MRTGIGTGFLALLAILAWMPVSVWAGQRFTVIEDFESGSVDLLSWQDEDINPSAWQLTSSGTHQGSAWSLRLTGNTWKQQLISPVVVDSGAVWQVAAKTSSGAKIQGIGFSDGTNILLYSFSGTRILDIETWVPVYQGAFSNGVWNIYHIPIADDWYAFFDTLPVITSLVYVNDLDGVANRSLWIDSILDISDYVGAPPSVTVSHQVTWQGNSAAGARDVGVQFFSQVSDPDSDTFLYQWDFGDSLSSTEANPYHIYTVQDGHPYRATLRVTDSTGRWGIGSTLVNVDPGDDSLPLRINFVGDIMLARRYELSNGIIPTLGVNAIFAPTIDMLGNAADLTVANLEVVLTNQGTPHPTKSVVYRGNPDNVSGLVYAGIDKVSLANNHVLDYGWAGLNQMLGLLEQNGIVYSGAGIDSYQAYTPAFINRNGLNLAFLASSDRTGQYNNAQPYLQAGYNKPGFAYMTPYYIAQQLNAVAEVADLRIVEMHGGSEYSLTPGSGYDKSDNPFLGDDQDEDYSPRTDVPHLWDIAIRHWAVDSGADLVIVHHPHIIQGFEVYQGKVIAHSLGNFAFDLDYPETMPSLIFSADADRSGFSNFLIQPVFIDGYIPKPATGQLGIYILDYLAMRSRELNTILVVDNNRMSASVLLDSSQAPSSSHPYTYNLLLEPVTGQGNVSKPLKLPRYGSISSVNAIEPVSSADYRLGRETIWYGNFEDEGSTLWDLQSFSYNDVFDGERSALISAPPGQTRIAGIKKLCKWYDNSKKFILHGWIKTVNAGNANIQVRYYNSRQGYQIGSEYITADISGNTDWTWYYKELTLPPNAWYFDIRLTCTGASSGQTQALFDNVGLIEWTPWTTWEANNSVINPNDYYWLQIRTPENPKSVNVHLTEQRYNPLPDRSKAVPPVQMQLSVHPNPFRESAKLNFELSGKGLVSLSVYNIRGQKVATLAEGELPAGKHRLAWNGKDRQGRQAASGLFFIRLEQEGRSVVRKAVLLR, from the coding sequence ATGAGAACCGGGATCGGAACAGGCTTTTTGGCATTGCTGGCCATTCTGGCCTGGATGCCGGTCTCCGTTTGGGCTGGGCAGCGCTTCACCGTGATCGAGGATTTCGAAAGCGGAAGCGTGGACCTGCTTTCCTGGCAGGATGAGGACATCAACCCCAGCGCCTGGCAACTGACCAGCAGCGGCACCCATCAGGGCAGCGCCTGGTCCCTCCGGTTGACCGGCAACACCTGGAAACAACAGCTTATCTCTCCTGTGGTGGTGGATTCCGGCGCGGTCTGGCAGGTGGCCGCGAAAACCTCCTCCGGCGCGAAAATCCAGGGCATCGGCTTTTCCGACGGCACCAACATATTGCTCTACTCTTTCTCCGGGACCCGTATTCTTGATATCGAAACCTGGGTGCCAGTCTATCAGGGCGCTTTTTCCAATGGGGTCTGGAACATTTACCATATACCCATAGCCGATGACTGGTACGCTTTTTTCGACACCCTGCCCGTGATCACTTCCCTGGTCTATGTGAACGATCTGGACGGCGTGGCCAACCGCAGCCTGTGGATCGATTCCATCCTGGACATATCAGACTATGTGGGGGCGCCGCCCTCGGTGACAGTTTCGCATCAGGTTACCTGGCAGGGGAATAGCGCTGCCGGAGCCAGGGATGTGGGCGTGCAGTTCTTTTCCCAAGTGAGCGATCCTGACAGTGATACCTTCCTCTACCAATGGGACTTTGGAGACAGCCTCAGCAGCACTGAAGCCAATCCCTACCATATCTACACAGTTCAGGACGGCCATCCCTACCGGGCGACGCTTCGCGTGACAGATTCCACAGGCAGATGGGGCATTGGCTCAACCCTGGTGAATGTTGATCCCGGCGATGACTCCTTGCCCCTGAGAATAAACTTTGTGGGCGATATCATGCTAGCCCGGCGCTATGAACTCTCCAACGGGATAATCCCCACTTTGGGCGTGAACGCGATTTTCGCCCCGACCATCGATATGCTCGGCAACGCAGCTGACCTCACAGTGGCCAATCTGGAGGTGGTGCTCACCAATCAGGGAACCCCGCATCCCACCAAAAGTGTGGTTTACCGGGGCAATCCTGACAATGTGAGCGGCCTGGTTTACGCCGGCATCGACAAGGTGAGCCTGGCCAACAACCACGTTCTCGACTACGGCTGGGCTGGCCTCAACCAGATGCTCGGATTGCTCGAGCAGAACGGCATTGTGTACAGTGGCGCGGGAATCGATTCCTACCAGGCATACACCCCCGCCTTCATCAACCGCAACGGGCTCAACCTCGCTTTCCTGGCCAGCAGCGACCGCACCGGTCAGTATAACAACGCCCAGCCCTATCTGCAGGCAGGCTACAACAAACCCGGCTTCGCCTACATGACGCCGTATTACATTGCGCAGCAACTGAACGCAGTGGCGGAAGTGGCTGACCTGAGAATAGTGGAAATGCACGGTGGAAGCGAGTATTCGCTGACCCCCGGCTCCGGTTACGACAAGAGCGACAATCCCTTCCTCGGTGATGACCAGGATGAAGATTACTCGCCCCGAACGGATGTCCCGCACCTTTGGGATATCGCCATCCGGCACTGGGCAGTGGATTCCGGCGCGGACCTCGTTATCGTGCACCATCCCCATATCATCCAGGGTTTTGAGGTTTACCAGGGCAAGGTGATCGCGCATTCGCTGGGCAACTTCGCTTTCGACCTGGATTATCCGGAGACTATGCCTTCGCTGATTTTCTCTGCCGATGCCGATCGCAGCGGCTTCAGCAACTTTCTGATCCAGCCCGTTTTCATCGACGGATACATCCCCAAACCCGCAACAGGCCAATTAGGGATTTACATTCTGGACTATCTGGCCATGCGCAGCCGCGAGCTTAACACAATCCTGGTGGTGGACAACAACCGCATGTCAGCCAGCGTGTTGTTAGACAGCAGCCAAGCCCCTTCGAGCAGCCATCCCTATACCTACAACCTGCTGCTGGAGCCGGTCACAGGCCAGGGCAACGTTTCAAAACCGCTGAAACTTCCCCGCTACGGCAGCATCAGCTCCGTGAACGCCATCGAACCTGTCAGTAGCGCGGATTACAGGCTGGGCAGGGAAACCATCTGGTATGGCAATTTCGAGGATGAGGGCTCCACTCTCTGGGACCTGCAAAGCTTTTCCTACAACGATGTTTTCGACGGAGAGCGCAGCGCCCTTATCTCGGCTCCACCTGGTCAGACCAGAATAGCCGGCATAAAAAAACTCTGCAAGTGGTACGACAACAGTAAAAAGTTCATCCTCCACGGCTGGATCAAGACGGTCAACGCTGGCAATGCCAACATTCAGGTGCGTTATTACAACAGCCGCCAGGGTTATCAAATCGGCAGCGAATACATCACCGCCGACATTTCCGGAAACACTGACTGGACCTGGTATTACAAGGAACTCACCCTCCCTCCCAACGCTTGGTATTTCGATATCCGCCTCACCTGCACAGGAGCTTCTTCCGGCCAGACACAGGCGCTTTTCGATAACGTCGGTTTGATCGAATGGACGCCTTGGACCACTTGGGAAGCCAACAACAGCGTTATTAACCCCAATGACTATTACTGGTTGCAAATTCGGACCCCCGAAAACCCCAAATCCGTGAACGTTCATCTAACCGAACAACGCTACAACCCGCTTCCGGATAGGTCCAAAGCTGTTCCTCCCGTGCAAATGCAGCTTTCCGTCCATCCCAATCCCTTCCGGGAAAGCGCCAAACTAAACTTCGAGCTTAGCGGAAAAGGCCTTGTTTCTTTGTCAGTGTATAACATACGCGGCCAGAAAGTGGCCACCCTGGCGGAAGGCGAACTTCCCGCCGGCAAGCACCGGCTGGCCTGGAACGGAAAAGACCGGCAAGGTCGCCAGGCTGCTTCTGGGCTGTTTTTCATTCGTTTGGAGCAGGAGGGAAGATCGGTAGTCCGAAAGGCGGTGCTTCTGCGTTAG